Proteins encoded together in one Vicia villosa cultivar HV-30 ecotype Madison, WI unplaced genomic scaffold, Vvil1.0 ctg.001055F_1_1, whole genome shotgun sequence window:
- the LOC131632957 gene encoding uncharacterized protein LOC131632957: MEQIPEQMAEMRAQLTEQMNAQMAQFMEALTNVTKGQDDLRVLIENSRRNENGGHRGLFDDVSGRIDDHRDPNEFDHVGGHYNPFNQHHGFPPPPLSSLLGRRDNQKRGNLDFNVENFDQVSRHSVEGAHDEVERYRLIEERLRAVEGKGVLGMDINDLGLVPGVRIPPKFKVPSFDKYNGGTCPMTHVKAFYRKMSVYSEDEGFLMHFFQDSLAGASLEWYIPLERTHIHSWRYLVEAFIKHYQYNVDMAPNRTQLQSLVQGSKESFKEYAQKWRELAARVQLPMTEREMIDMFTSTLSGHYYLACSASTNFSEMVRYGQHVEMGLKMGKIQLGASSNSAGSKKQVEGYARRKEGNADAIYGRMGSRRNNSQVNAVMIPVPQQQQHHQGQRSDNDRYPPRNRPHRKIDLIPMTYAQNKVQDLLDQKIIQFTPTPNIVNNLMPTHRGSGVNAIESEEISVVSDVSCLTFPLVSVKQHLVNSGIFPGCGANCENCKSQPEGCADLKGMVQKLMDEGPLQFYRRLRGAKNEDGEVSVISIPYEPDAPISIQVPIQIPVSIPYEEQPAALMITVPGPIPYESEKAIPWHYVSDVYYYGTKEEGEPSKENFVEAAVANTDNFAGTGRITRSGRVFPPQLVQSNADALAKAKGKQVVTDVQNSPIHNGPPDSVVPSKDVKELLRIIKKSDYKVVEQLGHT; encoded by the exons ATGGAACAGATTCCGGAACAGATGGCAGAGATGAGAGCTCAATTGACGGAGCAGATGAATGCGCAGATGGCACAGTTCATGGAGgcattgactaatgtgaccaaggggcAGGACGACTTGCGAGTTCTCATCGAGAACTCCAGAAGGAATGAGAATGGAGGACATCGAGGGCTGTTTGACGATGTGTCTGGCAGGATTGACGATCATCGTGATCCGAATGAGTTTGATCATGTGGGAGGAcactataatcctttcaatcagcatcacgggtttccacctccacctcTGTCTAgtctgttgggaaggagagaCAATCAGAAGCGTGGtaatttggatttcaatgttgaGAACTTTGATCAGGTATCAAGGCATAGCGTTGAGGGTGCGCATGATGAAGTTGAAAGGTATCGTCTGATTGAGGAACGTCTCAGGGCtgttgaaggcaaaggggtgttaggcatggatatcaatgacttggggttGGTTCCTGGTGTGAGGATCCCACCGAAATTTAAAgttccatcttttgacaaatacaatggggGGACTTGTCCCATGACTCATGTTAAAGCATTTTATCGGAAGATGTCTGTATATTCCGAGGATGAGGGTTTtctaatgcatttcttccaggatagtcttgCTGGGGCTTCCTTGGAGTGGTACATTCCACTTGAGCGCACTCATATCCATTCTTGGAGATATCTTGTGGAGGCTTTTATTAAGCACTATCAGTACAATGTTGACATGGCACCCAATAGGACTCAGTTGCAGAGTTTGGTTCAGGggtctaaagaatctttcaaggagtacgctcagaaatggcgcGAGTTAGCTGCGAGGGTTCAGCTACCGATGACTGAGCGTGAGATGATTGACATGTTCACCAGTACTTTGTCTGGACACTATTATTTGGCTTGCAGTGCTTCAACCAACTTTtctgaaatggtgagatatggCCAACATGTCGAGATGGGTCtaaagatggggaaaattcagTTGGGAGCTTCTTCTAATTCTGCTGGCAGTAAGAAACAAGTTGAGGGTTACGCCAGAAGGAAGGAAGGAAATGCGGATGCCATATATGGAAGAATGGGTTCAAGAAGAAACAATTCACAGGTTAATGCTGTCATGATTCCAGTGCCGCAACAACAACAGCATCATCAGGGACAACGTTCTGACAATGATCGCTACCCTCCCAGGAATAGGCCTCACAGAAAGATTGATCtgattcctatgacctatgctcag AACAAAGTCCAAGACTTGTTGGATCAAAAAATAATCCAGTTCactcctacacccaatattgtcaataatcTGATGCCTACTCACAGAGGTTCAGGTGTGAATGCCATTGAGAGTGAAGAGATAAGTGTTGTATCTGATGTGAGCTGTTTGACTTTTCCTCTTGTGTCTGTGAAGCAACATCTGGTTAATAGCGGTATCTTCCCGGGCTGTGGTGCGAATTGTGAGAATTGCAAGAGTCAACCCGAGGGTTGTGCTGATTTGAAAGGTATGGTGCAAAAACTGATGGATGAGGGTCCTCTTCAATTTTACCGAAGGTTGAGAGGCGCGAAGAATGAGGATGGTGAAGTGTCTGTGATCTCAATTCCTTATGAGCCAGATGCTCCAATAAGTATCCAAGTGCCAATTCAGATACCTGTCAGTATTCCGTATGAAGAACAACCTGCGGCGTTGATGATTACTGTGCCAGGGCCAATTCCATATGAGAGTGAGAAGGCCATCCCTTGGCATtatgtttcagatgtatattacTATGGCACGAAGGAGGAGGGCGAGCCATCTAAAGAGAATTTTGTGGAAGCCGCAGTTGCAAACACTGATAATTTTGCCGGTACTGGTAGAATCACTCGCAGTGGTAGGGTGTTCCCCCCTCAGCTTGTTCAAAGcaatgcagatgctttggctaaggcCAAAGGCAAACAAGTGGTGACTGATGTCCAGAATTCTCCGATTCATAATGGGCCACCTGATAGTGTTGTGCCTTCCAAGGATGTGAAAGAGTTGTTAAGAATCATCAAGAAGTCTGATTACAAagttgttgagcagttgggtcacACCTAG